The Syntrophobotulus glycolicus DSM 8271 DNA window AAGCTGGACAATAAGAAATATACGGACGTCACGGTCTGGTTTTTCTCAGATAAAAAGCTGGTCGACAACGGCGATCCTTATGATGTCGCTATCGCTAAAAGAATCGGCCGGGCCGGAGAACCGAAGATAACGAAATGACAGGGCACCTCGTAACACACATCTGGCAATACAAGTATCCATTTCTCGTGTTAAGGCTCCTGCTTTCCTATCCCCTGTGCAACTGGACGGCCGAATATTATCTCCGAAGCCGCGAATATGAGACGGGCCTGGAGTTTATCAGGTTTGCCCGCAAGATTCTGGACGCTAATGTCGGTCGGATCCCGGCGCTGGAATTGGAAATCTATGACCGTAAGCTTATAACCATGAACCTGGTCCTACTGGACTACCTAAACCGCTGGAATTCTTATATTGAATACTTTGACTCTACGCTCGCCTCGAAACCCTACGTCATTCAATATAAGAAGGAAAAACAGCCGGCCGTAAACGATAAATATATGATCGGCGAGGATAGCCGATTCGTCCAGGTTCATTTTCTTTACCCAATGGATCAGAGATACGACATCACCTGCAGGAAGCTCTCCCGGCAGAGTGCCGGCAAAAATGTTGAACATCTGAAAAGACACAGCCGGTCTATGCTGCAGTGGGAAGACCTCGATCGACGCTACGCTCAAATTATTGATAGACTGAACTGGCTGCTGAAGGGAGAATATGCCTTTGCCGGCATATAAAGACGAAACGCGCAAAACCTGGTATGTCAAATTTTATTATCCAAACTGGAAGGGTGAGTACAAGCAGAAGAAAAAGAGAGGCTTTAAATTAGAAAGAGATGCTAAGGAGTTTGAAAG harbors:
- a CDS encoding Arm DNA-binding domain-containing protein, producing the protein MPAYKDETRKTWYVKFYYPNWKGEYKQKKKRGFKLERDAKEFERQFLLKVSGSLNMAFQSLVELYYEDFEHRVRGSTQDTKKV